The Microbacterium oleivorans genome contains the following window.
CGGCCGGTTCGTCTACTTCGTCTCGCTCGGCGACGACCTCCTCGGCCAGTTCGCCCTCGGCGACGATCTGTCGCTCGCCCCGATCGGCGGCGGCACCGCGGCGGCACCGGCCGGCAGCGGTCCGCGGCACCTCGTGCTCAATCACGACCAGGATGCCGTCTACGTGATGACCGAGTACTCGGGTGACGTGCTCCACTACGCGCGCGACCTCGTCTCGGGAGCGCTCGAGCTGCGTTCGCAGGCCCCCGCCTACGACCCGGAGGCCGGTCTCGTGGTGGGCGAGATCGGCGGCGACCCGGTGTCGAAACACGCGGTATGGGGCGCGGACATCCATTTCGGTGCGGGCGAGCGGTTCCTGTGGACGTCCGAACGCTCCACGAGCACGCTCGGCGCGGCGCCCGTGTCGGAAGACGGAACCGTCCGAGCGGTGACGAGGTTCATCCCGACCGAGCCGCAGCCTCGCGGCTTCGCCGTCTCGCCGAGCGGCGACCGGTTGATCGCCGCCGGCGAGAGGTCGCACACGATCTCGCTCTAC
Protein-coding sequences here:
- a CDS encoding lactonase family protein encodes the protein MTDSSLVLVANAGDSSISVFRLAADSLERLAVTGELNGTGTFAVDPGRNLVYAGVKGDPAAIVTLELDTASGRLTPRSRFSLPGGSVSYLALTRDGTALLAASYGGGYGFVAPITDGEIGEPTGRVEFSKLHSVLASADGRFVYFVSLGDDLLGQFALGDDLSLAPIGGGTAAAPAGSGPRHLVLNHDQDAVYVMTEYSGDVLHYARDLVSGALELRSQAPAYDPEAGLVVGEIGGDPVSKHAVWGADIHFGAGERFLWTSERSTSTLGAAPVSEDGTVRAVTRFIPTEPQPRGFAVSPSGDRLIAAGERSHTISLYAVDGAELTLLQQIETGAGANWVRFV